A window of Exiguobacterium sp. FSL W8-0210 contains these coding sequences:
- the rpsH gene encoding 30S ribosomal protein S8 yields the protein MVMTDPIADMLTRIRNANMVRHEKLEMPASTIKREVAEILKREGFIRDVEYLEDSKQGTLRVFLKYGASNERVITGLKRISKPGLRVYAKADEIPKVLGGLGIAIVSTSKGVMTDKEARQQKVGGEVIAYIW from the coding sequence ATGGTTATGACAGATCCGATTGCAGATATGCTTACACGCATTCGTAATGCAAACATGGTTCGCCATGAGAAGTTGGAAATGCCAGCTTCTACAATCAAACGTGAAGTCGCTGAAATCCTCAAACGTGAAGGTTTCATCCGCGATGTTGAATATCTCGAGGACAGCAAACAAGGTACGCTCCGCGTATTCCTTAAATACGGCGCAAGCAACGAGCGCGTCATCACTGGACTCAAACGTATCTCGAAACCAGGTCTTCGCGTTTACGCGAAAGCTGATGAAATCCCGAAAGTACTCGGTGGTCTCGGAATCGCTATCGTTTCAACATCTAAAGGTGTAATGACTGACAAAGAAGCTCGCCAACAAAAAGTCGGCGGCGAAGTGATCGCATACATCTGGTAA